A region of Pseudomonas sp. Marseille-Q3773 DNA encodes the following proteins:
- the fusA gene encoding elongation factor G — MARTTAINRYRNIGICAHVDAGKTTTTERILFYTGLSHKMGEVHDGAATTDWMVQEQERGITITSAAVTTFWKGSRGQYDNYRVNVIDTPGHVDFTIEVERSLRVLDGAVVVFCGTSGVEPQSETVWRQANKYGVPRVVYVNKMDRAGANFLRVVGQIKNRLGHTPVPVQLAIGAEDDFQGQVDLIKMKAIYWNEDDKGTTYREEEIPADMVELANEWRSNMVEAAAEANEELMNKYLEEGDLSVEDIKAGLRARTLASEIVPAVCGSSFKNKGVPLVLDAVIDYLPAPTEIPAIKGINPDDADLAKDDPAVRQDERHADDNEPFSALAFKIATDPFVGTLTFVRVYSGVLSSGDSVINSVKGKKERVGRMVQMHANQREEIKEVRAGDIAALIGMKDVTTGETLCDADKPIILERMDFPEPVISLSVEPKTKQDQEKMGIALGKLAQEDPSFRVKTDEETGQTIISGMGELHLDIIVDRMKREFNVEANIGKPQVSYREKITKSGVEIEGKFVRQSGGRGQFGHCWIRFSEPDQDEKGNITEGLVFTNEVVGGVVPKEYIPAIQKGIEEQMKNGVVAGYPLIGLKATVFDGSYHDVDSNEMAFKIAASMATKQLAQKGGGVVLEPIMKVEVVTPEDYMGDVMGDLNRRRGLIQGMDDSVSGKVIRAEVPLGEMFGYATDVRSMSQGRASYSMEFSKYSEAPSNIVEALVKKQG, encoded by the coding sequence ATGGCTCGTACTACAGCAATTAACCGCTACCGTAACATCGGTATCTGTGCTCACGTTGACGCGGGCAAGACTACCACTACCGAGCGGATCCTGTTCTACACAGGTCTGAGCCACAAGATGGGCGAGGTGCATGACGGCGCCGCGACCACCGACTGGATGGTGCAGGAGCAGGAGCGCGGTATCACCATTACCTCCGCTGCCGTTACCACCTTCTGGAAAGGTTCCCGTGGTCAGTATGACAACTACCGCGTAAACGTCATCGATACCCCCGGCCACGTTGACTTCACCATTGAAGTAGAGCGTTCGCTGCGTGTACTCGACGGCGCGGTCGTTGTGTTCTGCGGTACCTCCGGCGTTGAGCCGCAGTCCGAAACCGTATGGCGTCAGGCCAACAAGTACGGCGTTCCACGTGTTGTCTACGTGAACAAGATGGACCGTGCTGGTGCCAACTTCCTGCGCGTTGTCGGGCAGATCAAGAACCGTCTGGGTCACACCCCGGTTCCGGTCCAGCTGGCTATCGGTGCAGAAGACGACTTCCAGGGTCAGGTCGACCTGATCAAGATGAAAGCCATCTACTGGAACGAAGACGACAAGGGCACCACCTACCGCGAAGAAGAAATTCCTGCGGATATGGTCGAGCTGGCCAACGAATGGCGCAGCAACATGGTCGAGGCTGCTGCCGAAGCCAACGAAGAGCTGATGAACAAGTACCTTGAAGAAGGTGACCTGTCCGTCGAAGACATCAAGGCTGGTCTGCGCGCCCGTACTCTGGCGAGCGAGATCGTTCCTGCTGTCTGCGGTTCCTCGTTCAAGAACAAGGGCGTGCCCTTGGTTCTCGACGCCGTTATCGACTACCTGCCGGCTCCGACCGAGATCCCTGCAATCAAGGGTATCAACCCGGACGACGCCGACCTGGCCAAAGACGACCCGGCTGTTCGTCAGGACGAGCGTCACGCCGACGACAACGAGCCGTTCTCGGCTCTGGCGTTCAAGATCGCTACCGACCCGTTCGTAGGTACCCTGACCTTCGTTCGCGTCTACTCGGGCGTTCTGAGCTCCGGTGACTCGGTCATCAACTCGGTAAAAGGCAAGAAAGAGCGCGTTGGTCGTATGGTGCAGATGCACGCCAACCAGCGTGAAGAGATCAAGGAAGTACGCGCTGGTGACATCGCGGCCCTGATCGGCATGAAGGACGTTACCACTGGTGAAACCCTGTGCGACGCCGACAAGCCAATCATCCTTGAGCGTATGGACTTCCCTGAGCCGGTAATTTCCCTGTCGGTTGAGCCGAAGACCAAGCAAGACCAGGAAAAGATGGGTATCGCTCTGGGCAAGCTGGCCCAGGAAGACCCGTCGTTCCGCGTCAAGACCGACGAAGAAACCGGCCAGACCATCATCTCCGGTATGGGTGAGCTGCACCTGGACATCATCGTTGACCGCATGAAGCGCGAGTTCAACGTTGAAGCCAACATCGGCAAGCCGCAGGTTTCCTACCGCGAGAAGATCACCAAGTCTGGTGTCGAGATCGAAGGTAAGTTCGTTCGTCAGTCCGGTGGTCGTGGTCAGTTCGGTCACTGCTGGATCCGCTTCTCCGAGCCGGATCAGGACGAAAAAGGCAACATCACCGAAGGCCTGGTCTTCACCAACGAAGTCGTTGGCGGTGTGGTTCCTAAGGAATACATCCCGGCGATCCAGAAGGGTATCGAAGAGCAGATGAAGAACGGCGTTGTTGCCGGCTATCCTCTGATCGGTCTGAAGGCTACCGTGTTCGACGGTTCGTACCACGACGTCGACTCCAACGAGATGGCGTTCAAGATCGCGGCCTCCATGGCGACCAAGCAGCTGGCCCAGAAGGGCGGCGGTGTTGTGCTTGAGCCGATCATGAAGGTTGAGGTAGTAACCCCTGAGGACTACATGGGTGACGTGATGGGTGACCTGAACCGTCGTCGTGGTCTGATCCAGGGTATGGATGACTCGGTTTCCGGCAAGGTTATCCGTGCAGAAGTCCCGCTGGGAGAGATGTTCGGTTATGCGACCGACGTTCGTTCCATGTCTCAGGGTCGCGCAAGCTACTCCATGGAATTCTCCAAGTACTCCGAAGCTCCGTCGAACATCGTCGAAGCACTCGTTAAAAAACAAGGCTAA
- the rplC gene encoding 50S ribosomal protein L3 encodes MTIGVIGRKCGMTRIFTEEGVSIPVTVIEIEPNRVTQFKTEETDGYRAVQVTVGERRASRVTAAQAGHFAKANVAAGRGVWEFRLEEGDFQAGDLIKAELFTAGQLVDVTGQSKGKGFAGTIKRWNFRGQDNTHGNSVSHRVPGSIGQCQTPGRVFKGKKMSGHMGAERVTVQSLEVVRVDAERNLLLVKGAVPGATGGDVVVRPAVKARG; translated from the coding sequence ATGACTATTGGTGTAATCGGTCGCAAATGCGGTATGACCCGCATTTTCACCGAAGAAGGTGTCTCCATTCCGGTCACGGTCATCGAGATCGAGCCGAATCGCGTCACCCAGTTCAAAACTGAAGAAACCGATGGCTACCGTGCAGTGCAAGTCACTGTCGGCGAGCGTCGTGCTTCGCGTGTGACTGCCGCTCAGGCAGGCCACTTCGCCAAGGCCAACGTTGCCGCTGGTCGCGGTGTCTGGGAGTTCCGTCTTGAAGAAGGCGATTTCCAGGCTGGCGATCTGATCAAAGCTGAACTCTTCACTGCAGGCCAGCTGGTAGACGTTACTGGTCAGTCCAAAGGTAAAGGCTTCGCCGGTACCATCAAGCGCTGGAACTTCCGTGGCCAGGATAACACCCACGGTAACTCCGTGTCGCACCGTGTCCCAGGTTCCATCGGCCAGTGCCAGACTCCTGGTCGTGTGTTCAAGGGCAAGAAAATGTCCGGTCACATGGGCGCCGAGCGCGTGACTGTTCAGTCCCTGGAAGTAGTTCGCGTAGACGCTGAACGCAACCTGCTGCTGGTCAAGGGTGCCGTTCCAGGCGCTACTGGCGGCGACGTGGTTGTACGTCCGGCTGTCAAGGCTCGCGGTTAA
- the rpmC gene encoding 50S ribosomal protein L29, which produces MKANELREKSAQQLNEQLLGLLRDQFNLRMQKATGQLGQSHLLSQVKRDIARVKTVLNQQAGK; this is translated from the coding sequence ATGAAAGCGAATGAACTTCGTGAAAAATCGGCACAGCAACTGAATGAGCAACTGCTCGGCTTGCTGCGCGACCAGTTCAATCTGCGTATGCAGAAAGCAACTGGCCAGTTGGGGCAGTCGCACCTGCTCTCGCAAGTTAAGCGTGACATCGCTCGCGTGAAAACTGTGCTCAACCAGCAGGCAGGTAAGTGA
- the rplX gene encoding 50S ribosomal protein L24 gives MQKIRRDDEIIVIAGKDKGKRGKVLKVLADNRLVVGGVNLVKRHTKPNPMAGVQGGIVEKEAPLHASNVAIFNGETNKADRVGFKVEDGKKIRVFKSTQKAVDA, from the coding sequence ATGCAAAAGATTCGTCGTGACGACGAGATCATCGTGATCGCCGGCAAAGACAAGGGTAAGCGCGGTAAGGTGCTGAAGGTTCTGGCTGACAACCGTCTGGTTGTTGGTGGTGTGAACCTGGTCAAGCGTCATACCAAGCCTAACCCGATGGCGGGCGTACAGGGCGGTATCGTCGAGAAAGAAGCGCCTCTGCACGCTTCCAACGTTGCCATCTTCAACGGCGAAACCAACAAGGCTGACCGCGTTGGTTTCAAAGTAGAAGACGGTAAAAAAATTCGTGTCTTCAAGTCGACCCAAAAAGCGGTTGATGCTTGA
- the rplW gene encoding 50S ribosomal protein L23 codes for MNQERVFKVLLGPHVSEKATVLAEKKGQFVFKVATDATKLEIKKAVEGLFNVKVENVSTVNVLGKTKRTARGLGKRNDWKKAIVSLQPGQDLDFSSSAE; via the coding sequence ATGAACCAGGAACGCGTATTCAAAGTCCTCCTTGGCCCGCACGTTTCCGAGAAGGCTACCGTTCTGGCTGAGAAAAAAGGCCAGTTCGTATTCAAGGTTGCTACCGATGCAACCAAGCTGGAAATCAAGAAAGCTGTCGAAGGCCTGTTCAACGTAAAAGTTGAAAACGTGTCGACTGTTAACGTTCTGGGTAAAACCAAGCGTACCGCACGTGGTCTGGGCAAGCGTAATGACTGGAAGAAGGCGATCGTCTCCCTTCAGCCAGGCCAAGATCTCGATTTCAGCAGCAGTGCTGAGTAA
- the rplD gene encoding 50S ribosomal protein L4 has product MQLNVNDAQAIEVSELTFGGEFNETLVHQAVVAYMAGGRQGTKQQKTRSDVAGGGKRPWRQKGTGRARAGTTRGPIWRGGGVTFAARPQDHSQKLNKKMYRAALRSILAELVRSDRLVVVQDFAVEAPKTKDLLNKLNGMGLNDVLIVSDAVDQNLYLAARNLPHVDVRDVQGSDPVSLIAYEKVLITVSAVKKFEELLG; this is encoded by the coding sequence ATGCAACTCAATGTAAATGACGCTCAGGCGATCGAAGTTTCCGAACTGACTTTCGGTGGCGAATTCAACGAGACGCTGGTACACCAAGCAGTCGTGGCCTACATGGCCGGCGGCCGTCAGGGCACCAAGCAGCAGAAGACCCGTTCCGACGTGGCTGGTGGCGGTAAGCGCCCATGGCGTCAGAAGGGTACTGGCCGTGCTCGTGCTGGTACCACTCGTGGTCCGATCTGGCGTGGCGGTGGTGTCACCTTCGCAGCTCGCCCTCAAGATCACTCGCAGAAGCTCAACAAGAAGATGTACCGCGCAGCCCTGCGCTCCATCCTCGCTGAGCTGGTGCGTAGCGACCGTCTGGTCGTGGTTCAGGACTTCGCTGTCGAAGCACCGAAAACCAAAGATCTGCTGAACAAGCTGAACGGCATGGGTCTGAACGATGTATTGATCGTTTCCGACGCTGTTGATCAGAACCTGTACCTGGCTGCTCGCAACCTGCCGCACGTCGATGTGCGTGACGTACAAGGTTCCGACCCGGTCAGTCTGATCGCATACGAGAAAGTGTTGATCACTGTCTCGGCCGTGAAGAAATTCGAGGAGCTGCTGGGATGA
- the tuf gene encoding elongation factor Tu yields the protein MAKEKFDRSLPHVNVGTIGHVDHGKTTLTAALTRVCSEVFGSAVVEFDKIDSAPEEKARGITINTAHVEYNSNIRHYAHVDCPGHADYVKNMITGAAQMDGAILVCSAADGPMPQTREHILLSRQVGVPYIVVFLNKADLVDDAELLELVEMEVRDLLSTYDFPGDDTPIIIGSARMALEGKDDNEMGTTAVKKLVETLDAYIPEPVRAVDQPFLMPIEDVFSISGRGTVVTGRIERGIVRVQDPLEIVGLRETSTTTCTGVEMFRKLLDEGRAGENCGVLLRGTKRDDVERGQVLVKPGSVKPHTKFTAEVYVLSKEEGGRHTPFFKGYRPQFYFRTTDVTGNCELPEGVEMVMPGDNIQMTVTLIKTIAMEDGLRFAIREGGRTVGAGVVAKIIE from the coding sequence GTGGCTAAAGAAAAATTTGATCGTTCCCTTCCCCACGTTAACGTCGGCACCATCGGCCACGTTGACCACGGTAAGACCACTCTGACCGCAGCTCTGACTCGCGTCTGCTCCGAAGTATTCGGTTCGGCAGTCGTTGAGTTCGACAAGATCGACTCGGCTCCGGAAGAAAAAGCGCGCGGTATCACCATCAACACCGCTCACGTCGAGTACAACTCGAACATTCGTCACTACGCTCACGTTGACTGCCCAGGTCACGCTGACTACGTGAAGAACATGATCACCGGTGCTGCCCAGATGGACGGCGCGATCCTGGTTTGCTCGGCCGCCGATGGTCCGATGCCACAAACCCGTGAGCACATCCTGCTGTCCCGTCAGGTAGGCGTTCCGTACATCGTGGTCTTCCTGAACAAGGCTGACCTGGTAGACGACGCTGAGCTGCTGGAACTGGTCGAGATGGAAGTTCGCGACCTGCTGTCCACCTACGACTTCCCAGGCGACGACACCCCGATCATCATCGGTTCGGCTCGTATGGCGCTGGAAGGCAAAGACGACAACGAAATGGGTACTACCGCTGTCAAGAAGCTGGTAGAAACTCTGGATGCCTACATCCCTGAGCCAGTTCGTGCCGTTGACCAGCCGTTCCTGATGCCGATCGAAGACGTATTCTCGATCTCGGGTCGTGGTACCGTTGTTACCGGTCGTATCGAGCGTGGTATCGTCCGCGTTCAGGATCCGCTGGAAATCGTTGGTCTGCGTGAAACTTCGACCACCACCTGCACCGGTGTTGAAATGTTCCGCAAGCTGCTGGACGAAGGTCGTGCTGGCGAGAACTGCGGCGTTCTGCTGCGTGGTACCAAGCGTGACGACGTTGAGCGTGGCCAGGTTCTGGTCAAGCCAGGTTCGGTCAAGCCGCACACCAAGTTCACCGCAGAAGTCTACGTTCTGTCGAAGGAAGAAGGCGGTCGTCACACTCCGTTCTTCAAAGGCTACCGTCCTCAGTTCTACTTCCGTACCACTGACGTGACCGGTAACTGCGAACTGCCGGAAGGCGTTGAAATGGTAATGCCAGGTGACAACATTCAGATGACTGTCACCCTGATCAAGACCATCGCAATGGAAGACGGTCTGCGCTTCGCTATCCGTGAAGGCGGTCGTACCGTCGGCGCCGGCGTCGTAGCCAAAATCATCGAGTAA
- the rpsG gene encoding 30S ribosomal protein S7, whose protein sequence is MPRRRVAAKREILDDPKYGSQILAKFMNHVMESGKKAVAERIVYGALDTVKARKNSDPLEIFEKALDAIAPLVEVKSRRVGGATYQVPVEVRPSRRNALAMRWLVDYARKRGEKSMALRLAGELLDAAEGKGAAVKKREDVHRMAEANKAFSHYRF, encoded by the coding sequence ATGCCAAGACGTCGTGTAGCAGCAAAACGTGAGATTCTTGACGATCCGAAGTACGGATCCCAGATTCTCGCCAAGTTCATGAACCACGTGATGGAAAGCGGCAAGAAGGCCGTAGCCGAGCGCATCGTTTACGGTGCCCTGGATACCGTCAAAGCACGCAAGAACAGCGACCCCCTGGAAATCTTCGAGAAAGCTCTCGACGCCATCGCTCCGCTGGTCGAAGTTAAGTCCCGCCGTGTCGGCGGTGCCACTTACCAGGTTCCGGTTGAAGTTCGTCCATCCCGTCGTAACGCTCTGGCAATGCGCTGGCTCGTAGACTACGCCCGCAAGCGCGGCGAGAAGTCGATGGCCCTGCGCCTGGCCGGCGAACTGCTGGATGCTGCTGAAGGCAAGGGTGCTGCAGTCAAGAAGCGTGAAGACGTGCACCGTATGGCCGAAGCCAACAAAGCGTTCTCGCACTACCGCTTCTAA
- the rpsS gene encoding 30S ribosomal protein S19: MPRSLKKGPFIDLHLLKKVEVAVEKNDRKPVKTWSRRSMILPQMVGLTIAVHNGRQHVPVLVNEDMVGHKLGEFAGTRTYRGHVADKKAKR; encoded by the coding sequence GTGCCACGTTCTCTGAAAAAAGGTCCTTTTATCGATCTTCACCTGCTGAAGAAGGTCGAAGTGGCGGTGGAGAAGAACGATCGCAAGCCAGTTAAAACCTGGTCGCGCCGTTCGATGATCCTGCCACAAATGGTCGGTCTGACCATCGCGGTACACAACGGTCGTCAACATGTCCCAGTTCTGGTGAACGAAGACATGGTCGGCCACAAACTGGGCGAGTTCGCCGGTACCCGCACCTACCGCGGGCACGTGGCTGACAAGAAAGCCAAGCGTTAA
- the rplP gene encoding 50S ribosomal protein L16: protein MLQPKRTKFRKQMTGHNRGLALRGSKVSFGEFALKAVARGRLTARQIESARRALTRHVKRGGKIWIRVFPDKPISKKPLEVRMGKGKGSVEYWVAQIQPGKVLYEIEGVSEELAREAFALAAAKLPLATSFVKRTVM, encoded by the coding sequence ATGTTGCAACCAAAGCGTACAAAATTCCGCAAGCAGATGACTGGCCACAACCGTGGTCTGGCACTGCGCGGTAGCAAAGTCAGCTTCGGCGAATTCGCCCTGAAAGCTGTTGCTCGCGGTCGCCTCACCGCTCGCCAGATCGAGTCCGCACGTCGTGCGCTGACCCGTCACGTTAAGCGTGGCGGCAAGATCTGGATCCGTGTGTTCCCGGACAAGCCGATCTCCAAGAAGCCTCTCGAGGTTCGTATGGGTAAAGGTAAGGGCTCCGTGGAATACTGGGTTGCCCAGATTCAGCCAGGCAAAGTCCTGTATGAAATCGAAGGTGTTTCTGAAGAGCTGGCGCGCGAAGCTTTCGCCCTGGCTGCTGCAAAGCTGCCTCTCGCCACCTCCTTTGTTAAGCGGACGGTGATGTGA
- the rplN gene encoding 50S ribosomal protein L14: MIQTQSMLDVADNSGARRVMCIKVLGGSHRRYAGIGDIIKVTVKEAIPRGKVKKGQVMTAVVVRTRHGVRRADGSIIRFDGNAAVLLNNKQEPIGTRIFGPVTRELRTEKFMKIVSLAPEVL; this comes from the coding sequence ATGATTCAGACTCAATCCATGCTCGATGTGGCCGATAACAGCGGCGCTCGTCGCGTCATGTGCATCAAGGTACTCGGCGGTTCGCACCGCCGTTACGCCGGCATCGGTGACATCATCAAAGTAACCGTCAAGGAAGCGATTCCGCGCGGCAAGGTCAAGAAAGGCCAGGTGATGACCGCTGTTGTCGTCCGCACCCGTCACGGTGTTCGTCGCGCCGACGGTTCCATCATTCGTTTCGACGGCAACGCTGCTGTTCTGCTGAACAACAAGCAAGAGCCGATCGGCACTCGCATCTTCGGGCCAGTGACCCGTGAACTTCGTACCGAGAAGTTCATGAAGATCGTCTCGCTCGCCCCTGAAGTGCTGTAA
- the rplV gene encoding 50S ribosomal protein L22 yields the protein MEVAAKLSGARISAQKARLVADQIRGKKVGEALNLLAFSSKKAAEIMKKVLESAVANAEHNEGADVDDLKVSTVFVNEGRSLKRIMPRAKGRADRIVKRSCHITVKVADK from the coding sequence ATGGAAGTAGCCGCTAAGTTGTCGGGCGCTCGCATCTCCGCCCAGAAAGCCCGCTTGGTCGCCGACCAGATCCGCGGGAAGAAGGTGGGCGAAGCGCTCAACCTGTTGGCCTTCAGCAGCAAAAAAGCCGCTGAAATCATGAAGAAAGTCCTCGAGTCGGCCGTAGCCAACGCCGAACACAACGAAGGCGCAGACGTTGATGACCTGAAGGTCTCTACCGTCTTCGTCAACGAAGGGCGTTCGCTGAAGCGCATCATGCCACGTGCCAAAGGCCGTGCTGATCGCATCGTCAAGCGGTCTTGCCATATCACTGTCAAGGTTGCGGACAAGTAA
- the rpsJ gene encoding 30S ribosomal protein S10, producing MQNQQIRIRLKAFDHRLIDQSTQEIVETAKRTGAQVRGPIPLPTRKERFTVLVSPHVNKDARDQYEIRTHKRVLDIVQPTDKTVDALMKLDLAAGVEVQISLG from the coding sequence ATGCAAAATCAGCAAATCCGTATCAGGTTGAAGGCTTTCGACCATCGCCTGATCGACCAATCCACCCAGGAAATCGTGGAAACCGCGAAACGTACTGGTGCACAAGTGCGTGGTCCAATTCCACTGCCTACCCGCAAAGAGCGTTTCACCGTTCTGGTTTCCCCGCACGTCAACAAAGACGCGCGTGACCAGTACGAGATCCGCACTCATAAGCGTGTTCTGGACATCGTCCAGCCAACGGATAAAACCGTTGACGCGCTGATGAAGCTTGATCTGGCGGCAGGTGTGGAAGTACAGATCAGCCTCGGCTAA
- the rpsL gene encoding 30S ribosomal protein S12 yields the protein MATINQLVRQPRKRTVEKSDVPALQNCPQRRGVCTRVYTTTPKKPNSALRKVCRVRLTNGFEVSSYIGGEGHNLQEHSVVLIRGGRVKDLPGVRYHTVRGSLDTSGVKGRNQGRSKYGTKRPK from the coding sequence ATGGCAACTATCAACCAGCTGGTACGTCAGCCGCGTAAGCGTACCGTCGAGAAATCCGACGTACCTGCGCTGCAGAACTGCCCGCAGCGTCGTGGCGTGTGCACCCGTGTGTACACCACCACGCCGAAAAAACCTAACTCGGCACTGCGTAAAGTATGCCGTGTGCGCCTGACCAACGGTTTCGAGGTTTCCTCGTACATCGGCGGTGAAGGCCACAACCTGCAAGAGCACAGCGTCGTCCTGATCCGTGGCGGCCGTGTAAAAGACTTGCCAGGTGTTCGTTACCACACCGTTCGCGGCTCTCTGGATACTTCGGGCGTTAAAGGCCGTAACCAGGGTCGTTCGAAGTACGGTACCAAGCGTCCGAAGTAA
- the rplB gene encoding 50S ribosomal protein L2, whose protein sequence is MAIVKCKPTSPGRRFVVKVVNQELHKGAPHAPLIEKKSKSGGRNNNGRITTRHVGGGHKQHYRLVDFRRNDKDGIPATVERIEYDPNRTAHIALLCYADGERRYIIAPKGVSAGDQLIAGALAPIKAGNSLQLRNIPVGSTIHGIELKPGKGAQIARSAGASAQLIAREGVYVTLRLRSGEMRKVLAECRATLGEVSNSEHSLRSLGKAGAKRWRGVRPTVRGVAMNPVDHPHGGGEGRTSGGRHPVSPWGFPTKGAKTRGNKRTDNMIVRRRK, encoded by the coding sequence ATGGCAATCGTTAAATGCAAACCGACTTCCCCTGGCCGCCGTTTCGTGGTCAAGGTGGTCAACCAGGAGCTGCACAAAGGCGCTCCTCACGCACCGCTGATCGAGAAGAAATCGAAGTCTGGTGGTCGTAACAACAATGGCCGCATTACCACTCGTCACGTTGGTGGTGGTCACAAGCAGCATTACCGTCTGGTCGACTTCCGTCGCAACGACAAAGATGGCATTCCAGCCACTGTCGAGCGTATCGAATACGACCCGAACCGTACTGCTCACATCGCCCTGCTGTGCTACGCAGACGGTGAGCGTCGCTACATCATCGCCCCTAAAGGCGTGAGTGCTGGCGACCAGCTGATCGCAGGTGCCCTGGCCCCAATCAAGGCCGGTAACTCCCTGCAGCTGCGCAACATTCCAGTAGGTAGCACCATCCACGGCATCGAACTGAAGCCGGGTAAAGGTGCTCAGATCGCTCGTTCCGCTGGTGCTTCGGCTCAGCTGATCGCTCGCGAAGGTGTCTACGTGACCCTGCGTCTGCGCTCTGGTGAAATGCGTAAAGTCCTGGCTGAGTGCCGTGCGACCCTGGGCGAAGTCTCGAACTCCGAGCACAGCCTGCGCTCGCTGGGTAAAGCTGGTGCCAAACGCTGGCGCGGCGTTCGCCCAACCGTTCGTGGTGTTGCCATGAACCCGGTTGACCACCCGCATGGTGGTGGTGAAGGTCGTACCTCCGGTGGTCGTCATCCGGTATCGCCATGGGGCTTCCCAACCAAGGGTGCGAAGACCCGTGGTAATAAGCGTACCGACAACATGATCGTCCGTCGTCGCAAGTAA
- the rpsQ gene encoding 30S ribosomal protein S17, protein MAEAEKTVRTLTGRVVSDKMDKTITVLIERRVKHPIYGKYVKRSTKLHAHDESNQCKIGDKVSIRETRPLAKTKSWALVEVLERAVEV, encoded by the coding sequence ATGGCTGAAGCTGAAAAAACCGTCCGTACGCTGACTGGCCGTGTCGTCAGCGACAAAATGGACAAGACCATCACCGTTCTGATCGAGCGTCGCGTAAAGCACCCGATCTACGGTAAATACGTTAAGCGTTCGACTAAGCTGCACGCGCACGACGAATCCAACCAGTGCAAGATCGGCGACAAGGTTTCCATCCGTGAAACCCGTCCGCTGGCCAAGACCAAGTCCTGGGCACTGGTTGAAGTCCTCGAACGCGCTGTTGAAGTCTAA
- the rpsC gene encoding 30S ribosomal protein S3: MGQKVHPTGIRLGIVKEHTSVWYADGATYADYLLKDLKTREYLQDKLKSASVSRIDIHRPAQTARITIHTARPGIVIGKKGEDVEKLRQDLTKQMGVPVHINIEEIRKPELDAMLVAQSVAQQLERRVMFRRAMKRAVQNAMRIGAKGIKIQVSGRLGGAEIARTEWYREGRVPLHTLRADIDYNTYEAHTTYGVIGVKVWIFKGEVIGGRQEELKPQAPAPRKKAAK; the protein is encoded by the coding sequence ATGGGTCAGAAAGTACATCCCACTGGCATTCGCCTGGGAATCGTCAAGGAGCACACCTCCGTCTGGTACGCAGACGGTGCTACTTACGCAGATTACCTGTTGAAGGATCTGAAAACGCGTGAGTACCTCCAGGACAAACTAAAAAGCGCGTCCGTAAGCCGTATCGATATTCATCGTCCGGCTCAAACTGCACGCATCACCATCCACACCGCTCGTCCCGGTATCGTTATCGGTAAGAAAGGTGAAGATGTCGAGAAGCTGCGTCAGGACCTGACCAAGCAGATGGGTGTGCCTGTGCACATCAACATCGAAGAGATCCGCAAGCCGGAACTCGACGCCATGCTGGTTGCGCAGAGCGTAGCTCAGCAGCTGGAACGCCGCGTAATGTTCCGTCGCGCCATGAAGCGCGCCGTACAGAACGCCATGCGTATTGGTGCCAAGGGCATCAAGATCCAGGTGAGCGGTCGTCTCGGCGGTGCTGAGATTGCTCGTACCGAGTGGTATCGCGAAGGTCGTGTGCCGCTGCACACCCTGCGTGCCGATATCGACTACAACACCTACGAAGCTCACACCACTTACGGTGTGATCGGTGTGAAGGTTTGGATCTTCAAAGGCGAAGTGATTGGTGGTCGCCAAGAAGAACTGAAACCACAAGCACCAGCGCCTCGTAAAAAAGCTGCTAAGTAA